The following coding sequences are from one Nicotiana tomentosiformis chromosome 3, ASM39032v3, whole genome shotgun sequence window:
- the LOC138908168 gene encoding uncharacterized protein — MADATGSTIEDLNPVQLDSNGHIKKAYIGCKLQESGKLREFLTANTDLFTFSHADMPEAGAFAQIREHDVIAFIWKNIICRYGLPKEISYDNGSQFAGKKVADIFEKWHIKRILSTPYHPVGNGQAESSNKSILNIMKKKLEDAKGLWPEILPEKLWAYRTTPKTSIGKTPYSLIYGTDAVILVGEPSLRYFPKSGPQNDDSRKQKLEEVGERRDMAYVRTVF; from the exons ATGGCCGATGCCACAGGATCGACCATAGAGGACCTCAACCCCGTTCAACTTGATAGCAACGGCCACatcaagaaagcttacatcggctgcaaacttcaAGAATCGGGTAAGTTACGTGAATTTTTAACTGCTAACACGGACTTGTTTacttttagccatgcagatatgccag aagcaggagcattcgcccaaatacgcgaacatgatgtgatcgccttcatatggaaaaatatCATATGCCGTTACGGTCTCCCCAAAGAAATCAGTTACGATAACGGATCTCAATTTGCAGGAAAGAAGGTCGCCGAcatttttgaaaaatggcacatcaaaagaataTTGTCAACACCTTACCACCCCGTGGGTAACGGGCAAGcggagtcctccaacaagtcaatactgaacatcatgaagaagaagctCGAAGATGCCAAGGGACTGTGGCCAGAAATATTACCAGAAAAactctgggcctaccgaacaacgccaAAAACGAGCATAGGGAAAACGCCATACTCGTTAATCTATGGTACTGATGCAGTAATACTAGTCGGGGAGCCCAGCCTAAGATACTTCCCTAAAAGTGGACCCCAGAACGATGACAGTAGAAAGCAGAAACTCGAGGAAGTTGgggaacgaagagatatggcctacgtgagaacagtgttttaa